TGAGAACAAGAATCGCAGATGATGTGATTGTAGAAGATTCAATCATCATTGGTTCTAACATCTATGAGGTAAACTTGGTTTCTTGGATCGCAAGCTAGACTGACACACTAAGTATAAGTTGTGTGTTTACAGATGGAAGAAGATATGAGAAGAAAAGGGAAGGAGAAGAGGACAGAGATTCGAATAGGGATTGGTGAAAAGAGTCGAATAAGAAGAGCCATTGTAGATAAGAATGCAAGGATTGGTCAAAACGTTATGGTAAATAAACATTCATGTTAAGTAAAACTAATAATCAGTTACcgtagttttaatatatttttgattcacAGATTATCAACAAAGACAACGTTGAGGAAGGTAACAGAGAGGCTGAAGGATATGTTATAAGAGAAGGAATCATTGTCATACTTCGAAATGCAGTGATCCCAAACGACTCCATCAtctaaattttttcttttacatattctataaaaattcatcattttcaatgtaaagaaaaacattttcaatgaaaaataaattctttttaaagTGTAATATGCAAAACTCATCATCTTACACATTTACCAGCCCCAACATGTTGCTTATTCTCACATGCTAAAATTCACAAATTTAAATTCTCACAAATCAAGCAGTACTAGttatattccctccgtttctgTTCGAATTATTGTTTTAGCTTTTTCGAagctaatttttaaaaaggttaaaTGTTCAGTTAAGATACATGAGTGATACCTTTGAATCCGTCGTCAATAGttaatatttcatttgtttcctaataaatgtcattttaacattttataattctaatgaaaattatatttagtttcaattgaaaattaattgtaaactgcaCTGATTtcataaatagttttattaatccCGAATACTTTTAGTCAGAAAGAtgtaattaattacaacttacatatatttctgtcaattttttaatttatgtgaaaaatgtcaaaatgatatttattcagAAACGAATATAAATTTTTGGTGataaaaaagaagttaaatgtctagttttacttttattttaattattaaattctattttaaaaaaaattaagaacaagcaacaaaaaatgatgacataAATTACACTGAAATCTTAATATCTTTATTTTGTAACGTAAATTTTCCAGTACAATAACACTTAATATAAATTGAGGAAGTATGATTTAACATTTGCTACTAACTAGATGGTCAAGTATCTCATTAACATCAACGTCACCAGAGCAGACAGACTCAGCTAAAGCATTCCACACAGAAGATTCAGGCACCATATCCTGACTAACCATTTCTTCCAACCACATCACAGCTTCATACCGCCGGTTCATAGCACAAAGACCATTGATCAACACACTGTAAGTTTCAACACCAGGGAAGAATGATTTAATCAACATCTCTTCCATGACCTGACTCGCTTCCACAAATCTACCATCCCCACACAAACCATCCACTAGACTTTGATACGTTTCTTCATTAGCTACGCAAGAAACATGCCTAGACATTTCTTTCAGATATCCAACAGCCTCTACTGATTTCTTTTCGTTGCATAAGCCTTTTATAAGAACGTTATACACATCAACCGTTGGAAGGCAACGACCTTCCACCATCTCCTTGTTGATAACAGAAACCGCTTCTTCAACCTTCCTTGCTTTGCACAGTGCTTTCACCTTGGCGCTATAGATAAAAGGAGTTGGCTCAAAGCCTTTCCTCCGCATCGCAATAACCACTTCTTCACCTTCAACAAGCTTACCTTCCTCGAAAAGATCGGTAGCCATGGCGGTATAGCTCTCCAGACTGGGGATAGCGCCTCTGATCAAAGTCTCGGTTAACAAACGTTTCACACGTTCTCTACTTTCACTGATACCTTCCCAATGGCCAGCTTCAATACGATGGTAACATCTTTTAGGAGCCTTTAGTCCTTTCCTCAAGATCTTACCGAGAATCTCAACAGCCTCATCAACCTCCCCGGCATCGCACAACGCATCCAACAACATCCTATAAACCACAACGTCCTCGCCTGAGCCTTTCTGAGAGATCCTCCAGAACATGGAATACAACAGATGCGTCGCTTCGTGAAGCTTCCCTTCGAGACAAAACCCTCTCATCAGAATCCTGTAGCTGTCTCTGTCCGGATAACACCCCTGGTAGTTCATCTCTTGAAAAACATGAGACGCCAGGTCAGAGCGGTTGACCTTGCAGAGAACCTTCATAAGCAGATTCAAAGACCTTATCCTAGAACTCACCTCCCATCCATAACAATACTTTCTGAATATCTCACAAGCGGCTTCATACTCAGACTCTCTAACCATCTCCTGCAAGAGGGTGTCGAAAGAAAGTGTCCAGTCCACGCAGTTGAACTCGTTCAGGCTCTTGAAGAGAGCGACGGCTTCCTCCAGCCTCCCAGCTCTGGAGAAGGTTCTGATAACCGATGCGAAAACCGCGTCTTTACACTCGCAAGAgtcttccttcatcttctctaTGACGTGTGTCATCTCCGGTATACGATTGGACTTGCCGAGGATGTTGATCATGGTGGCGTACACGGAGCCGTTGTGGCCGTTGTAGCTCGGGAACCTCTCTTTGGCTTGGTCGAAGAGACGGAGCGCTGTTACGGGACTCTTCTGCTTCTTTAGGATTTGAGAAAGGAGCGTTGGCGTCAACACTCTTGGCCATCTAACGCTCATGATGATGGTAAAGCTCGAAACTTTTCTTCAGCAACTCATAACTTTCTGCataaagatttgattttttttgtcactcaAGGAACAGAGTATTCACTCCGAACGGTAAGTAACGATTGAAAGTGGGAGATGAATGAATACAAGTCAAAAGTTTGAGACTTTAGGAATCAGAGCATTTCATCTGATTCTGAAAACCCTAGATCAATCAAATTGAGATTGATAAGCTTTTCGCCTTCTTCCAACTGAATTAGCCAATAGAGAGTATTGTAACGATTGAAAGTGGGAGATGAATGAATACAAGTCAAAAGTTTGAGACTTTAGGAATCGACAGATAGACAAGACATACCTGGAGACTTTCGGCCTCCTTCTTANNNNNNNNNNNNNNNNNNNNNNNNNNNNNNNNNNNNNNNNNNNNNNNNNNNNNNNNNNNNNNNNNNNNNNNNNNNNNNNNNNNNNNNNNNNNNNNNNNNNAATGACAATCCGTTTCTGAATCACTAATTAGTCACTAGTTTACTCAGCTTCTTGCTAAAAGTTTCGGCCTgttaactaactaactaacgtCACATGTTTGTATAATTTGCAGTGGATTTTGGTCGACGGTAAAGATGTTCCTTTCTCAGATTCCTTTTGTTGGGTGGATGATACAGTATCCTCTCATGGTAAGCAATCCTTAGACAGAAACTTCCCTTGTCTCCCTTCCTTTTTGCTTTTCAGAGCTTAGGGATTTGTTCTTGAACAACAACATCCCTGTGCAAAGATAGTAACTGGTTTTAACTCCTTTGCGTCCCCTTTGTGGTTACCTAAGCTAGCATCTCTCGGAAATAGATAGACTCAAGCAACTTGTCATGAAATGTAGTTTCCATAGGATCATCCAAACAAATGATCTAGAGCTTTGAACATTTAAGgactttgtttttctttcttaaactgtttttttcctttgtttgcAGGTTGTTGAGCAACTTGTACGAGGTTCTCGTTGAAAAAGATCCATCTCGCTCCTCTTCATGCACCTCAAAAAGGCCTCTCTCTAGAATTCCAAAACAACTGCtgctttactttttttttattttcttttagaaacaGAATCAAATCCTTTTACCTTGTTTTTTTGGGGACATGACAGAGTCTTTGCACTGTTTCAGATTCTAActttctttctatatatatccaaaaaaaaatagttatcttaaatgtttttttcttctctcatCGTAACGTACCAACTCAATCTTCATCATGTAACGTGGGGATAACGTAACCATAGTTTTGAATACAAAACATATCTGAAAACAAAAGATCAAATTGTCTGtcattagtttatttatttatatttcgtACGGACATTGGTTTCCAGATGTGTCTGTCAGCAAAAgatcaaattgttttttttttgtctgtttGTCTCGGAGAGATGTCTCTTCGTGCTTTCATGCCCGTAGAGACATTGACCTAAACATCATCAGCCAGGGGGAAATACAAAAACCAAACAATCAAATGATGATTTCGAGGTTGAAGAGAGTTAGGAGAACGATATTGGTTCTCGGCTTTGCCAATTTGGCCGTCATCGTCTCAGGCTGTGTTCTGACTCTCGTCTCCACCTCAAACTGCGACAGCTCCTCACAGCTATTCCCCCTCTACGCCGTCTGTTTAGCCGCATGCGTCAAACTAGCCGCCATGGTTAAGGTCGCCACTACACAGGAGCTCATGGCCATCACCATCATGGATTCTCCTACTCAGATCAGCCTCGAAAGAAAGGTGccgttttataaaaaaaaaaaaaatcaaaagtctTTGAATGTCATGTGAAATCTAAAGGCTCATTATCTGCAGATGAAGTATAAGACATGGCTTTGGTGGACTCGGTTTGCAATGGTAATAACTCTAATGCAATTCCTTGCTGCAACTTTCCTTATGTTCCGTGTCTCCACCTTTGTTTCCCCTGATGGCATGCCAAGACATTGCGTTTTAGGTAAAAAACTTCAAAAGACACAACAAAGTTTATGTAACTGTAGTTATCTATGCACTTTTTTTTACGTGCTTAAGAATCTCTTTAGTTAACTTTCTTTTGCTCAGGGTTACCTCCAGACACACGTGGGTGGAAGCAAAGGCTGCAGGTTTCCTTCTTGATCACGGTTTGCTTTGTTGCGTTGGCTCAATGCTTCACGGGGTCAGATATATTGCAATGGAGGTCTTTCTATGCAACTCAAGATGATGCATGGAAAGCTCATTACCAGGAGGTGTTTGACCATGGGATTCGTGAAGTTTTGTGCTGTCTTGGACGTCGTGAGTATATGTACGTTTCTGAAAACTTTGTCTATAGCAAAGCTTTTACTTGTTCAGACTCTTGGCAAAAATTGAATTGTCTGTCTGTCTGCTTTCCAGGGGTGTTATCGAGGAAGATGAAGTGTGTTCAGTTGCAAGACTGTTAGGTGATCTTGTTTCGTATAGGGCATCAGGCACTGGCCACTTGGAGTTTTTGGCAGGTTAAGAAAACTCTAATAAGCCTTGACTGGTGTTGAGTTTTCTCTGTAAACCTTATCCAGTCTTCTGTTTACTTCTCAGGCCTTGCTCTGTTGCAGAATAATAGCCAGTTTCCTGAAGATTCATATGAGGACTGTATGCAAGCTCCAGCGTTTCATCTTCAGGAGGCTGCTACGTTTCATAAATTTGCAGAAGCTGCTTATACtgtatttttttgaacaacacaTGCTCCAAATCTCTTCTTTAGATGATTAGATCATTCTTAACCTGCGTGTGTGGTGGCATTGTGTTAGGGGCCACTGCTAGATGTTGGGAGAAACCCTGCCTTGTTTTTATGCACATGGATCTGTAGGCAAGGGATCTTAACACCTTGGAGCCGTAAATGGTACTATATTATTATACCTGGTTAGCTcgtttttataagttttttttttttactaatttgtCTGAtgttgatatataaatatttgtaatgaTACTAATGTTAAGAAGTTTTCTTTTGCAGGAGGCCTAAACTTGATGGTGATAATTGGTGGCGAGGTCATGCAGCTGCCTTCCTTAAGTTCATTGACTTTCCTGCTCATGTTCTTCGTCGAGGTCGGATTTGTAGTGTAAGTTTGTTCCCTTTAAATCCTATGTTCTTACACCAATAGTGAAGATGAGATTCATATATCTTGTGGCTTTCAATGCATCAGAatattttctcatttatttTGTGTATTGCAGGAGAAGTGTAAGGCGACATATTTTGTTGTAGTGTTACATTATCTGAGATGTGTTGTAATCGCTGTCAGAGGAACTGAGACGGCTGAAGACCTCATAACTGATGGTTTAGGTCGTGCTTGTTCACTAACTCCTCAAGACTTGGACGGCCTAACAAAGTCAGTCTCTATTTTCTCTGATGTTTCAAGTCACATAGCAGTGTAATGATTCTCCCCTTGTGCCCTTTCATGTGTGTTTATGTTAGTCGCATTCACGTTATGGATTCTTCTCGTAAACACTACGGGCATTCGGGAATAGTAGAAGCTGCAAGAGATCTATTTAGGCAAATAGAAGGAGACCCTGGAGGTAAGAGTTAGGCTTATATAACTGTAACTTAAATGTTCATAACTTGTCACACAAGCTTTCTCTAATCTATTTTATTACAAATGGAGAATGCAGAGTCAGGATCTACTGGCTTCCTGTCCTCGTTAATTGGTGATGGATGCGAGTGTGCTGGCTACAGCATTCGCATCGTTGGGCATTCCTTAGGAGGTGCTATCGCCTCTTTACTAGGAATCCGAGTATGTTTTCACTTcacaaaatattacattaattacATTGCCTTAACTCATCTCTTATGTCTGACTTTTTTTGGCGCATATATAGCTACGTTGCAGATTCCCTAACCTATATGTATATGCCTATGGACCTCTCCCATGTGTAGATCAAGATGTAGCAGAGTCATGTTCTGAATTTGTTACTAGgttagaaacttttttttattgaatctTTTTATGACTTTAATTAGTTCAGACTGACTCACTAATATTAATCCTCAAACAGCATTGTATTGGATAATGAATTCTCATCACGGCTCTCGTACGGATCAATCCGCCGACTCCAAG
The Raphanus sativus cultivar WK10039 chromosome 1, ASM80110v3, whole genome shotgun sequence DNA segment above includes these coding regions:
- the LOC108806937 gene encoding pentatricopeptide repeat-containing protein At1g05600, giving the protein MSVRWPRVLTPTLLSQILKKQKSPVTALRLFDQAKERFPSYNGHNGSVYATMINILGKSNRIPEMTHVIEKMKEDSCECKDAVFASVIRTFSRAGRLEEAVALFKSLNEFNCVDWTLSFDTLLQEMVRESEYEAACEIFRKYCYGWEVSSRIRSLNLLMKVLCKVNRSDLASHVFQEMNYQGCYPDRDSYRILMRGFCLEGKLHEATHLLYSMFWRISQKGSGEDVVVYRMLLDALCDAGEVDEAVEILGKILRKGLKAPKRCYHRIEAGHWEGISESRERVKRLLTETLIRGAIPSLESYTAMATDLFEEGKLVEGEEVVIAMRRKGFEPTPFIYSAKVKALCKARKVEEAVSVINKEMVEGRCLPTVDVYNVLIKGLCNEKKSVEAVGYLKEMSRHVSCVANEETYQSLVDGLCGDGRFVEASQVMEEMLIKSFFPGVETYSVLINGLCAMNRRYEAVMWLEEMVSQDMVPESSVWNALAESVCSGDVDVNEILDHLVSSKC
- the LOC130508971 gene encoding uncharacterized protein LOC130508971, which produces MMISRLKRVRRTILVLGFANLAVIVSGCVLTLVSTSNCDSSSQLFPLYAVCLAACVKLAAMVKVATTQELMAITIMDSPTQISLERKMKYKTWLWWTRFAMVITLMQFLAATFLMFRVSTFVSPDGMPRHCVLGLPPDTRGWKQRLQVSFLITVCFVALAQCFTGSDILQWRSFYATQDDAWKAHYQEVFDHGIREVLCCLGRREYMGVIEEDEVCSVARLLGDLVSYRASGTGHLEFLAGLALLQNNSQFPEDSYEDCMQAPAFHLQEAATFHKFAEAAYTGPLLDVGRNPALFLCTWICRQGILTPWSRKWRPKLDGDNWWRGHAAAFLKFIDFPAHVLRRGRICSEKCKATYFVVVLHYLRCVVIAVRGTETAEDLITDGLGRACSLTPQDLDGLTNRIHVMDSSRKHYGHSGIVEAARDLFRQIEGDPGESGSTGFLSSLIGDGCECAGYSIRIVGHSLGGAIASLLGIRLRCRFPNLYVYAYGPLPCVDQDVAESCSEFVTSIVLDNEFSSRLSYGSIRRLQVAAIKVLSQDPKADTALIFRLARRFLSASKRHRQNDVEEQTTGEAIPSIVIGADESQESLQKQEEEFINPFHEMEASTDSPVSQFMETGPTRANYDDDDEEAPEMFLPGSVIHIVHEGNNMSVPIWRGWPICDVPDGYKAYVANRESFKEIMVSPSMFLDHLPWRCRHAMQKVLESRSLYCDLTSESDIV